A window of Candidatus Methylomirabilota bacterium genomic DNA:
ATAGTCGGGGCAGTAGCGCTTCAGATCACCTTCATCGCCATCGCCTCTCGACTCCTCCAGATCCCTCTCCTCCAAGCGGTGGGTGGGCTTGCCTTGGTCTGGATCGCCATGAAGCTCATCGGTACGAACGGGGGCGAGGGAGAGGGGAAGGCA
This region includes:
- a CDS encoding TerC family protein; amino-acid sequence: MAFLLYPEFWARWLGIVFINLSLSGDNAVVIAMAVRTLPPRAQFYGLFGGIVGAVALQITFIAIASRLLQIPLLQAVGGLALVWIAMKLIGTNGGEGEGKA